In one window of Methanosarcina vacuolata Z-761 DNA:
- a CDS encoding Zn-ribbon domain-containing OB-fold protein, with protein MSSVPRFWRSLGSRYNLEGTRCKECGEHFYPPRNFCVNCRRVGHIEPYRFKGTGEIISYTVIHTAAEGFEDLAPYTLAIIQLDEGPRLTSQVIGDPEKIHIGMRVRSVFRKLGEDGEGGMIYYGTKFVPEDA; from the coding sequence ATGTCTTCCGTTCCAAGATTCTGGAGAAGTCTCGGCAGCAGGTATAACCTTGAAGGTACCCGCTGTAAAGAATGTGGGGAACATTTCTATCCCCCGCGTAATTTTTGCGTAAACTGCAGGCGTGTAGGCCATATTGAGCCTTACAGGTTCAAAGGCACTGGCGAAATAATATCATATACAGTAATCCATACAGCTGCAGAAGGTTTTGAAGACCTGGCTCCTTATACCCTTGCGATAATTCAGCTTGATGAAGGTCCCCGCCTGACATCGCAGGTAATTGGCGATCCTGAAAAAATTCACATTGGAATGAGGGTAAGATCCGTATTCCGCAAGCTTGGAGAGGACGGTGAAGGTGGCATGATCTACTACGGCACCAAGTTCGTCCCCGAAGATGCATGA
- the cyaB gene encoding class IV adenylate cyclase, translating into MIEIEVKVRADHSKVRSILKNIGATKIGIENQSDVYFAAPHRDFAKTDEALRIRSLDGQAVLTYKGPKLDGISKTREEFETPVDEATTIQILHALGFSEAGVVRKKREVFSAGEITVCLDAVEGLGEFLEVEIVAESEKELETSRAKLFELLKQFGAGEKDSIRTSYLEMVLEKNNG; encoded by the coding sequence ATGATTGAAATCGAGGTCAAGGTCAGAGCAGACCATTCAAAAGTTCGCTCCATCCTTAAGAACATAGGAGCAACAAAAATTGGGATTGAAAACCAGTCTGACGTTTATTTTGCAGCTCCTCACAGGGATTTTGCAAAAACCGATGAGGCACTAAGGATTCGTTCCCTGGATGGTCAGGCTGTGCTGACCTACAAAGGCCCCAAACTCGATGGCATTTCCAAAACCCGAGAAGAATTCGAAACTCCTGTAGATGAAGCCACCACAATACAAATACTGCATGCCCTTGGCTTCTCGGAAGCCGGAGTAGTCCGAAAAAAAAGGGAAGTTTTCAGCGCAGGAGAAATTACTGTCTGCCTCGATGCCGTCGAAGGGCTCGGGGAATTTCTTGAAGTCGAAATTGTGGCTGAAAGCGAAAAAGAACTCGAAACTTCAAGGGCAAAATTATTTGAATTGCTTAAACAGTTTGGCGCAGGGGAAAAGGATTCTATTCGGACTTCTTATCTTGAGATGGTACTGGAGAAAAATAACGGTTAA
- a CDS encoding orotate phosphoribosyltransferase-like protein gives MKDIEDLIQKAVELQSNGLVTGQIAEELNVSRETVTWLLTRSKKEEITPAPKDISVDWNSIGKSAKRLHNISLALCDIVLETLEKINAEVDVVVGVAANGIPLASMMAYELGADLAIYHRKGQETVSTGHKGTISRNFGSVAGKNCVIVDDVITTGSTSMEVIEQLREMDAKPKLVVVLVDKKGVDTIYNVPIKSLVRVVRLD, from the coding sequence ATGAAGGATATAGAAGATTTAATACAGAAAGCTGTGGAACTGCAAAGTAACGGACTTGTAACCGGTCAGATCGCCGAGGAACTCAATGTTTCAAGGGAAACGGTTACCTGGCTTTTAACCCGTTCAAAAAAAGAAGAAATAACTCCCGCTCCAAAAGATATTTCTGTAGACTGGAACAGTATAGGGAAAAGTGCTAAACGTCTTCATAACATCTCGCTTGCACTCTGCGACATTGTGCTTGAGACTCTGGAAAAAATAAATGCCGAAGTAGATGTAGTTGTTGGCGTTGCAGCCAATGGTATTCCTCTGGCAAGCATGATGGCATATGAACTGGGTGCAGATTTGGCTATTTATCACCGCAAAGGGCAGGAGACCGTTAGCACAGGACACAAAGGGACCATAAGCAGGAATTTTGGATCAGTTGCCGGTAAAAACTGCGTTATCGTGGATGATGTTATTACCACCGGTTCAACCAGTATGGAAGTGATTGAGCAGCTCAGGGAAATGGATGCAAAACCAAAACTTGTAGTTGTACTGGTCGACAAAAAAGGTGTAGATACAATCTATAATGTCCCGATTAAGTCTCTTGTAAGAGTTGTACGTTTGGACTGA
- the metG gene encoding methionine--tRNA ligase yields MPESSSKPVLVTCGLPYANGKAHIGHLRTYVPADIYARSLRKEGRDVTFVCGSDTHGTPIVVNAEELGITPTELVKVYHKHFDETFKQLGVYFDAFGTTDDPENHNRTLDIVNKLIEKGYVYPKTIEIAYCPKCNRFLPDRYVEGSCPHCGEIARGDECDQGCGKHLEPGELLNPVCTICGGPAEYRQQEHFFFKLSEFSDYLKDYLSNDLGGTINARNYALGWVKQGLTDWCITRNLEWGVKFPGHDDLVVYVWVDAPIGYIAFTEEWAAKAGDSWEKFWKNDGEIVHFIGGDITYHHCIFWPAMLKGADYSVPTAVVASGMVKIEDKKFSKSRGNVVWVGEDYLDHGFHPDLLRYYLASYTSHTKELNFSWRVLQEKINAELVAVLGNFLYRTMLFAFKNYGEVPAGELESEVKEEIEKALKEVKAAMAEYEFKKAVDSAMSLASFGNAYFQSHEPWSLIKQDKVACGQVLYNCLHLAKALCLIFEPVTPGSTETAWKELGQEGDLHTALYADALVPLKAGTKLAKPKILFTKLEDDRIEEMEEIANQRVRAADAKKAAGKGNGKEPTKSEGMGTAEEAKTAEKADTAKPETEEKEKLPTIEYEDFAKLDIRVGKVLLAEPVKKSKKLIRIEVDIGEEKPRQLVAGLASYYVPEELVGKTVIVLANLKPAKLCGVESNGMMLAADDGGEIVAALMPDKEIKPGSRIR; encoded by the coding sequence ATGCCAGAATCATCCAGTAAACCCGTACTTGTCACCTGTGGCCTGCCTTATGCTAATGGCAAGGCTCATATCGGGCATCTCCGGACCTATGTGCCCGCTGATATTTATGCCCGTTCCCTGCGAAAAGAAGGGAGGGACGTTACTTTTGTCTGCGGTTCGGATACTCACGGCACCCCTATTGTCGTAAATGCCGAAGAATTAGGGATTACTCCCACAGAACTTGTAAAAGTATATCACAAACATTTTGACGAGACTTTCAAGCAGCTTGGAGTTTACTTTGATGCTTTTGGGACTACTGACGATCCTGAAAATCACAATCGGACCCTGGATATTGTAAACAAGCTGATTGAAAAAGGCTATGTGTATCCGAAAACCATCGAAATTGCCTATTGCCCTAAGTGCAATCGTTTTCTTCCTGACCGCTATGTAGAAGGTTCCTGCCCTCACTGCGGCGAAATTGCAAGAGGAGACGAGTGCGATCAGGGATGTGGAAAACACCTTGAGCCCGGAGAACTTCTGAACCCTGTCTGCACTATTTGCGGAGGGCCTGCCGAGTACAGGCAACAGGAACACTTCTTTTTCAAGCTTTCCGAATTCAGTGATTACCTTAAGGACTATCTCTCAAATGACCTTGGCGGAACCATCAATGCCAGAAATTATGCACTTGGCTGGGTAAAGCAGGGGCTTACGGATTGGTGCATAACCAGGAACCTGGAATGGGGAGTAAAATTCCCTGGGCATGATGACCTCGTGGTCTATGTTTGGGTAGATGCTCCTATAGGATATATCGCCTTTACCGAAGAATGGGCTGCAAAAGCCGGGGATTCCTGGGAAAAATTCTGGAAAAACGACGGGGAAATTGTCCATTTTATCGGAGGGGACATTACCTATCATCATTGTATCTTCTGGCCGGCTATGCTTAAAGGCGCGGATTATTCGGTCCCTACAGCTGTTGTAGCTTCAGGCATGGTCAAAATTGAAGATAAAAAGTTTTCCAAGAGCCGGGGTAATGTGGTCTGGGTAGGAGAAGATTACCTTGACCACGGTTTCCATCCTGACCTGCTGAGATATTATCTGGCAAGCTATACCTCACACACAAAGGAGCTGAACTTTTCCTGGCGCGTGCTTCAGGAAAAGATCAATGCCGAACTTGTTGCCGTGCTCGGGAATTTCCTGTACAGGACAATGCTATTTGCTTTTAAGAACTATGGAGAAGTTCCAGCAGGAGAGCTTGAGTCTGAGGTAAAGGAAGAGATAGAAAAGGCCCTGAAGGAAGTAAAAGCCGCAATGGCTGAATATGAGTTCAAAAAAGCCGTTGATTCTGCAATGTCCCTTGCGTCTTTCGGAAATGCCTACTTCCAGTCCCACGAGCCCTGGAGCCTGATAAAACAGGATAAGGTCGCCTGTGGGCAGGTGCTTTACAACTGCCTTCACCTGGCAAAAGCTCTGTGCCTTATTTTTGAGCCAGTAACTCCCGGAAGCACGGAAACAGCCTGGAAAGAACTCGGGCAGGAAGGAGACCTGCACACCGCACTGTATGCTGATGCTCTCGTGCCTCTGAAAGCAGGCACAAAACTTGCAAAGCCCAAAATCCTTTTCACAAAGCTTGAAGATGACAGGATTGAGGAAATGGAAGAGATTGCAAACCAGAGAGTAAGAGCCGCAGATGCAAAGAAAGCCGCAGGAAAAGGCAATGGAAAAGAGCCCACCAAATCCGAAGGGATGGGCACTGCCGAAGAAGCAAAAACAGCCGAGAAAGCTGACACTGCAAAACCCGAGACAGAGGAAAAAGAAAAACTTCCCACGATCGAGTACGAAGACTTTGCAAAACTCGATATCCGCGTAGGAAAAGTTTTGCTTGCTGAACCTGTGAAGAAATCAAAAAAGCTCATCAGGATTGAAGTGGACATTGGCGAAGAAAAGCCAAGGCAGCTTGTTGCAGGCCTTGCTTCTTATTATGTTCCAGAAGAGCTTGTAGGAAAAACTGTAATTGTACTCGCCAACCTGAAACCTGCCAAACTCTGCGGAGTCGAATCAAACGGCATGATGCTTGCAGCCGACGATGGCGGAGAGATTGTAGCAGCCCTGATGCCGGACAAAGAGATAAAGCCGGGTTCAAGGATACGCTGA
- the sppA gene encoding signal peptide peptidase SppA: MSDKNINPENTNSKDLSGDDNLQSSPHNGRDDSVPDNGTYGTSNNSFDSSAPYGPEKIDDHGPHVEISENKEIKNKSLSMNPNPYPQNKKHRWMPYLLVVLALITIILVSLAVISSNFGVGGSLGNSEKVAVIYVQGTIFSGNIAEGLGYATSEEIAGDIRRAAADSGVKAIVLRIDSPGGSPAAAQEIVEEIKKAQAKGIPVVVSMGDLAASAAYYISAPTDYIIANPSTNTGSIGVIWVFQNNSLSNKETGVDYYVAKSGEMKDMGSTWRGLTDQEKEYADSVVMDSYENFVTEVSEGRNMSRSDVKALADGRIYTGARAKELGLVDGFGNLYDAIDKAAELGGISGEPKVEYMNKASLSRLLLGSDSRGSNETAKQSVSYFEESPYGKLLA, from the coding sequence ATGAGCGATAAAAACATAAACCCTGAGAACACGAACTCAAAAGATCTGTCTGGAGACGACAACTTACAAAGCAGTCCTCACAATGGAAGAGATGACTCCGTCCCTGATAATGGAACATACGGTACGAGTAATAACTCCTTCGATAGCTCTGCCCCTTATGGTCCGGAAAAAATAGATGATCATGGGCCCCACGTTGAGATCTCTGAAAATAAAGAAATTAAAAACAAGAGTTTAAGCATGAATCCCAATCCGTATCCACAGAACAAAAAGCATAGATGGATGCCCTACCTGCTGGTCGTACTGGCTCTCATTACTATCATACTGGTGAGTCTTGCGGTGATCTCCTCCAATTTTGGTGTTGGTGGAAGCCTGGGAAATTCGGAGAAGGTAGCTGTTATCTATGTCCAGGGTACTATATTTTCTGGAAACATTGCTGAAGGGCTTGGTTATGCTACTTCAGAAGAGATTGCAGGAGATATTCGCAGGGCTGCCGCAGATAGTGGAGTCAAGGCAATTGTGCTTAGAATTGACAGTCCTGGAGGATCTCCAGCAGCAGCCCAAGAAATTGTCGAAGAAATTAAGAAAGCCCAGGCAAAAGGGATTCCTGTTGTTGTATCCATGGGGGACCTTGCAGCCAGTGCTGCATATTATATCTCTGCGCCAACTGATTATATTATTGCAAACCCCTCTACGAATACCGGATCTATTGGAGTGATCTGGGTCTTCCAGAATAATTCGCTCTCTAATAAAGAAACAGGTGTAGATTACTACGTTGCAAAATCTGGAGAGATGAAAGATATGGGAAGTACCTGGAGAGGACTCACTGATCAGGAAAAAGAGTATGCTGATTCTGTAGTTATGGATAGCTACGAAAATTTCGTAACTGAGGTTTCAGAAGGGCGCAACATGTCCAGAAGTGATGTAAAGGCTCTTGCTGATGGCCGCATATACACCGGAGCCAGGGCAAAGGAACTTGGGCTTGTGGATGGTTTCGGAAATCTTTATGATGCAATTGACAAGGCTGCGGAACTTGGAGGAATTTCCGGGGAACCCAAAGTTGAATATATGAATAAAGCAAGTCTTTCAAGGCTCCTTTTGGGTTCGGATTCCAGAGGATCTAATGAGACAGCAAAACAGTCTGTCAGTTACTTTGAAGAAAGTCCATATGGAAAACTTCTTGCCTGA
- the serS gene encoding serine--tRNA ligase has protein sequence MLDLKLVRNSPDIVRHALINRNMSTELIDNLLEYDVAWRKCLAEGDELKHKRNVVTREIAKLKKENKDTLSKIEEMQGINSRIKEIDDTIRDYKLNIHEIMLRIPNIPSTTTPVGKDENDNPVVRVVGEPREFTFTPKPHWDIGEALDILDFEKGAKIAGQGFTVYKGMGAKLERALINFMLDVHERQGYLEVFPPVLINEKAMTGTGQLPKFKDDMYLCTDGYYLAPTAEVPVTNLFMDDYIENLPVFLTAYTACFRREAGKHGQDTRGIIRQHQFNKVELVKFVKPETSYEELEKLTSDAEEILKLLKLPYRVVNLCTGDIGFSAAKTYDIEVWVPTQEKYREISSCSNFENFQARRANIRFRTPEGPQFVHTLNGSGLAVGRTVVAILENYQREDGSVEIPEVLRPYLGGAKEISNETNT, from the coding sequence ATGCTGGATCTCAAACTTGTACGTAATAGTCCCGATATAGTTAGACACGCTCTCATTAATAGGAATATGAGCACCGAGCTTATAGATAACCTTCTTGAGTATGATGTAGCGTGGAGAAAATGTCTCGCCGAAGGTGATGAGCTAAAACATAAGCGCAATGTGGTCACCCGTGAGATAGCGAAGCTAAAGAAAGAAAATAAAGATACTTTATCCAAGATAGAGGAAATGCAAGGCATTAATAGCCGTATAAAAGAAATCGATGATACAATACGTGATTACAAGTTAAACATACATGAAATAATGCTCAGAATTCCCAATATCCCATCCACGACAACTCCAGTAGGTAAGGACGAGAATGATAATCCAGTTGTAAGGGTTGTTGGCGAGCCAAGAGAGTTCACGTTCACTCCAAAACCCCATTGGGATATAGGAGAAGCACTGGACATACTTGACTTTGAGAAAGGGGCCAAGATCGCAGGCCAGGGTTTTACAGTCTATAAAGGTATGGGCGCAAAACTCGAAAGAGCTCTCATAAACTTTATGCTGGACGTACATGAAAGGCAGGGTTATCTTGAAGTTTTTCCACCAGTACTTATCAATGAAAAAGCCATGACTGGTACAGGGCAACTCCCAAAATTCAAAGATGACATGTACTTATGTACTGATGGTTACTATCTTGCACCTACCGCAGAAGTCCCTGTAACAAATCTCTTTATGGACGACTACATTGAAAACCTGCCGGTCTTCCTTACAGCGTATACTGCCTGTTTCAGGCGTGAGGCAGGAAAACATGGTCAGGACACCAGAGGCATCATCCGCCAACACCAGTTCAATAAGGTTGAACTTGTTAAGTTCGTAAAACCGGAAACCTCATATGAAGAACTGGAAAAGCTCACCAGTGATGCGGAAGAAATCCTTAAACTTTTAAAACTGCCATATCGCGTTGTAAACCTGTGTACTGGAGACATCGGATTCTCAGCAGCGAAGACTTACGACATCGAGGTGTGGGTACCCACACAGGAAAAATACAGGGAAATATCTTCGTGCTCCAATTTCGAGAACTTCCAGGCCAGAAGGGCGAATATCCGCTTCAGGACTCCTGAAGGTCCGCAGTTTGTCCATACCCTTAATGGCTCAGGCCTTGCTGTAGGGAGGACTGTCGTTGCGATACTCGAGAACTATCAGCGTGAGGATGGAAGCGTGGAGATCCCTGAGGTTCTCAGGCCATACCTTGGCGGGGCAAAAGAGATTAGTAACGAAACCAATACTTAA
- a CDS encoding PKD domain-containing protein has product MKFNEKLNSVALVSVALILFLIFVSSTTSAATEQSASYAGTYAYITDRYSDTVSVIDTSTNAVTAKVPVGNHPSGVAVSPTGTKVYVVNSDSGSVSVIDTTTNTVTATVSVERGPYGVAVSPNGKKAYVASMGLDTVYVIDTATNTVTATVNVGTYPNGVAVNPAGTKVYVTNNMDGTVSVIDTATNKVTATVNVGTSPEGVAVSPNGKKVYVTNNGENTVSVIDTATNKITATVNVGDYPKGVTVTQDGKKVYVANFGKIGDLGGTVSVIDTTTNKVAATVNVGFYPWGIAVNPAGTKVYVADYGDGSVYVIDTATNTVIATIMSAGHKIIAFGQFIASVPIPVIPVANFSAKPTFGMAPMIVKFTDKSTGLPDKWKWNFGDGDTSTEQDPIHKYFKAGTYTITLTVTNAAGSNKTTKTKYITVLPRLNNPKVPVASFSASPTTGKAPLKVVFTDKSKNTPTSWKWSFGDGAVSTEQNPVHKYSKVGNYTIALIAINAAGNNTTTKENYITVIEKPVANFTSNVTSGKAPLTVAFTDKSTGLPEKWKWNFGDGTTSREKNPTHKYLQEGKYKITLTVSNTAGSSTVTKTNFIKVTTNTRPGIYSEN; this is encoded by the coding sequence ATGAAATTTAACGAAAAATTGAATTCAGTAGCCTTAGTGTCAGTAGCTCTGATCTTGTTTTTAATTTTCGTTTCGTCTACAACGTCGGCAGCTACTGAGCAGAGTGCTTCATATGCAGGGACGTATGCATATATTACGGACCGTTACAGCGACACTGTCTCTGTAATTGATACATCTACAAACGCTGTTACAGCCAAGGTACCTGTAGGAAATCATCCTAGTGGAGTTGCGGTCAGCCCAACGGGAACAAAGGTATATGTGGTGAACTCTGATAGCGGGAGTGTTTCTGTAATTGACACAACCACAAACACCGTTACAGCCACTGTTTCTGTAGAACGTGGTCCTTATGGGGTTGCAGTAAGTCCTAATGGAAAAAAGGCATATGTAGCGAGCATGGGCTTAGATACTGTCTATGTAATTGACACAGCAACAAACACTGTTACAGCCACTGTGAATGTAGGAACTTATCCTAATGGAGTTGCAGTCAATCCAGCAGGAACAAAAGTATATGTGACGAACAATATGGATGGTACTGTCTCTGTAATTGATACAGCTACAAACAAGGTTACAGCCACAGTAAATGTAGGAACCAGTCCTGAAGGAGTTGCAGTCAGCCCGAACGGAAAAAAAGTATATGTGACAAACAATGGAGAAAATACCGTCTCTGTAATTGATACAGCTACAAACAAGATTACAGCCACTGTGAATGTAGGTGATTATCCTAAAGGAGTTACAGTCACACAGGACGGAAAAAAGGTGTATGTGGCGAATTTCGGCAAAATTGGCGATCTAGGAGGTACTGTCTCTGTAATTGACACAACCACAAACAAGGTTGCAGCCACTGTGAATGTAGGTTTCTATCCCTGGGGAATTGCAGTCAATCCAGCAGGAACAAAAGTATATGTGGCAGACTATGGAGATGGTTCTGTCTATGTAATTGACACAGCAACAAATACTGTTATAGCCACCATTATGTCTGCAGGACACAAGATTATTGCCTTCGGACAGTTTATAGCTTCTGTCCCGATACCAGTAATTCCTGTCGCAAACTTTTCCGCAAAACCTACCTTTGGAATGGCACCAATGATAGTTAAGTTTACTGACAAAAGCACGGGCTTACCGGATAAATGGAAATGGAATTTTGGAGACGGGGATACTTCAACCGAGCAGGATCCAATCCATAAGTATTTCAAAGCAGGAACATATACGATAACATTGACAGTGACCAATGCAGCCGGCAGCAATAAAACAACAAAAACAAAGTATATAACTGTTCTACCTCGTCTTAATAACCCTAAAGTTCCTGTTGCTTCTTTTTCTGCATCTCCTACTACTGGAAAAGCACCTTTAAAGGTTGTCTTTACTGACAAGAGTAAAAACACACCTACTTCCTGGAAATGGAGTTTTGGAGACGGAGCAGTTTCAACCGAGCAGAATCCAGTCCATAAGTATTCAAAAGTAGGGAATTATACGATTGCCCTCATAGCGATAAATGCAGCAGGTAATAATACAACAACAAAAGAAAATTATATAACAGTAATAGAAAAACCTGTTGCAAACTTCACCAGTAATGTCACATCAGGAAAAGCCCCATTAACTGTGGCCTTTACTGACAAAAGTACAGGCTTACCTGAGAAATGGAAATGGAACTTTGGAGATGGGACAACTTCAAGAGAAAAGAATCCGACTCATAAGTATTTACAGGAAGGAAAATATAAGATTACACTTACAGTAAGCAATACCGCAGGCAGCAGTACTGTAACCAAGACAAATTTCATAAAAGTAACAACAAATACAAGACCGGGTATATACTCTGAAAATTAA
- a CDS encoding glycoside hydrolase family 15 protein translates to MIKQPNVILGNDELLVTMGKKGEIIGFFYPRRDHAQHVEESVACIHTGEKLLWTNDNEWHGIQNYIEDTNIVSTKLYHDSGIRISILDLVHPDVPVLIRRFKVQSQKKLSGKFFYYSNFNVGETSKKNSGFCDTDIHLLVQYWQNYHIGIYSQPEFNEWQIGKAMDTIWWTNAKYDMEDGKLQGNKEDIGNINNAAGWDLELDADGANEFVILIGAASSRRLLYKRMQELSKMPLEYIFEKTREHWVMWLSRKQVIKIPGLEEHDNLRQDLFNAYNRALLMLYLLNDREYGSFVAAPEFDSNFEKCGGYGFCWNRDAAEIVLALKHSGYPDYCDMFFKWCIQTQLPDGSWFQRYWLNGNIAPSWGNFDYSTQIDETGSTLYAMDVYYGILEGLKKAEFLEEVWVSVLRAAEYLMKRTKSGIHERCMDLWETYYGIFTYTNASIYAGLMGASHLAEENGEAGMARRWKKRAEFVKRATIDRFWLQEGYFAKGVINEKLDKTIDASILGTYVPFGMLSAKDPLEKDMIQFMIENIQKKLSVPINIGYGIKRYENDSYINGNPWVVTTLWLSEAMFTFALELSDEKEGSTSTHEKFYEQEEKPEETVKRLTMEGIEYLKWSLAGATSTGLLPEQVDKSTGTPAWAIPLGWSGSLILNNILLLDKICRKKAGNMQEN, encoded by the coding sequence GTGATAAAGCAACCCAACGTTATTCTTGGAAATGACGAGCTGCTTGTAACAATGGGAAAAAAGGGGGAAATAATAGGTTTTTTTTATCCCCGCCGAGACCATGCTCAACATGTCGAGGAATCTGTTGCCTGTATTCATACAGGAGAAAAGCTTCTCTGGACTAATGATAACGAATGGCACGGCATCCAGAACTATATAGAGGACACAAATATTGTGTCAACAAAACTTTATCATGATTCGGGAATCCGAATTTCCATTCTTGACCTTGTGCACCCTGACGTGCCTGTCCTTATCCGCAGGTTCAAGGTCCAGTCCCAGAAAAAGCTTTCAGGAAAATTCTTTTATTACTCGAATTTTAACGTAGGTGAAACCTCCAAGAAAAACTCCGGGTTTTGCGATACCGATATTCATTTGCTTGTACAATACTGGCAAAACTATCATATAGGGATCTATTCTCAGCCAGAGTTTAATGAGTGGCAAATTGGAAAGGCAATGGATACTATATGGTGGACGAATGCCAAATATGATATGGAAGACGGAAAACTCCAGGGGAACAAAGAAGACATAGGAAACATTAATAATGCGGCTGGCTGGGATCTTGAACTGGATGCTGACGGAGCAAATGAGTTTGTAATCCTTATAGGTGCTGCTTCTTCCCGACGCCTCTTATATAAGAGAATGCAAGAGCTCTCAAAAATGCCTCTTGAATATATTTTTGAAAAGACGCGGGAACACTGGGTTATGTGGCTTTCCAGAAAGCAGGTAATCAAAATTCCGGGGCTTGAAGAACACGACAACCTTCGTCAGGATCTGTTCAATGCCTATAACCGGGCTCTTCTAATGCTTTACCTCCTTAACGACCGCGAATATGGGTCTTTTGTAGCTGCTCCGGAATTTGACTCAAACTTCGAGAAATGTGGAGGATATGGGTTCTGCTGGAATAGAGATGCTGCAGAAATCGTGCTTGCATTAAAGCATTCAGGCTATCCAGACTACTGTGACATGTTTTTCAAGTGGTGCATCCAGACTCAACTCCCTGATGGTTCCTGGTTTCAACGCTACTGGCTAAATGGAAATATAGCTCCCTCCTGGGGTAATTTTGACTACTCAACTCAGATTGATGAAACCGGGTCTACGCTCTATGCTATGGATGTTTATTACGGGATTCTCGAGGGCCTGAAGAAAGCTGAATTTCTAGAAGAGGTCTGGGTCTCGGTGCTCAGGGCTGCCGAATATCTGATGAAGCGGACCAAATCAGGAATTCACGAGAGATGTATGGATCTCTGGGAGACTTACTACGGAATTTTTACATATACAAATGCTTCAATTTATGCCGGACTCATGGGCGCTTCACACCTGGCTGAAGAAAATGGAGAAGCTGGCATGGCAAGGCGCTGGAAAAAGAGGGCGGAGTTCGTCAAACGGGCTACGATTGACCGTTTCTGGCTTCAGGAAGGTTACTTTGCAAAAGGTGTAATTAATGAGAAGCTGGACAAAACGATTGATGCAAGTATTCTCGGCACTTATGTTCCTTTTGGAATGCTCTCTGCAAAAGACCCCCTGGAAAAGGATATGATTCAGTTCATGATAGAGAACATCCAGAAAAAACTCTCAGTACCCATAAATATCGGTTACGGCATCAAGAGGTATGAAAATGACAGTTACATAAACGGAAACCCGTGGGTAGTAACTACGCTCTGGCTTTCGGAAGCAATGTTTACCTTTGCCCTTGAACTTTCCGATGAAAAAGAAGGCTCTACCTCCACGCATGAGAAGTTCTATGAACAAGAAGAAAAGCCGGAAGAAACAGTAAAAAGGCTGACCATGGAAGGGATTGAATACCTCAAATGGTCTCTTGCCGGAGCAACCAGTACAGGACTTCTCCCGGAGCAGGTGGATAAGTCTACAGGCACCCCTGCCTGGGCAATCCCTCTCGGATGGAGTGGATCTCTGATACTTAATAACATTCTGCTTCTGGACAAAATTTGCAGGAAAAAAGCCGGGAATATGCAAGAAAATTAA
- a CDS encoding V4R domain-containing protein produces MVRDLFMFAGFNENSQIVWFKIIYSKEPGSLSLITDFLEKENAFIMFGHLDNITQKTGEYSVFTELNKDVDPEDFARKIKELEVVSEVEYGLSEYGMVYSVDFPLNVIGVRGVMARALTIVDIIKTLNQSAPHAEGLLTLSGLKGGTHAAKYFKSILDLNDSNFASVLAELFKGVGWGILEIECDPKTYEGKIVVKDSFIADVYGGSEQPVCAFMSGYFAGYLTEYFGKNISVREVSCKATGKEVCEHIISPAPSGGTSQEYQLRGETR; encoded by the coding sequence ATGGTAAGAGACTTATTCATGTTTGCAGGTTTCAATGAAAACTCGCAGATTGTATGGTTTAAGATAATCTACTCGAAAGAGCCGGGATCTCTATCTTTAATAACTGACTTTCTCGAAAAAGAGAATGCGTTCATTATGTTTGGTCATCTGGATAATATTACACAGAAAACCGGAGAATATTCAGTATTTACCGAGCTTAACAAAGATGTTGATCCAGAGGATTTCGCCCGAAAAATAAAGGAACTTGAAGTTGTAAGTGAGGTCGAATATGGGCTTTCAGAATACGGAATGGTTTATTCCGTGGACTTCCCTCTAAATGTTATAGGAGTCAGGGGAGTTATGGCAAGGGCACTTACCATTGTTGATATCATTAAAACTCTTAACCAGAGTGCTCCGCATGCAGAAGGCCTTCTCACTCTTTCAGGACTTAAGGGGGGGACTCACGCAGCAAAGTATTTCAAGAGTATTCTGGACCTTAATGACAGTAATTTTGCAAGCGTGCTTGCAGAACTCTTTAAAGGCGTGGGCTGGGGAATCCTGGAAATCGAATGTGATCCCAAAACTTATGAAGGAAAAATCGTTGTGAAAGACTCGTTTATAGCTGATGTTTACGGAGGGTCGGAACAGCCAGTTTGTGCCTTTATGAGTGGTTATTTTGCAGGTTACCTGACCGAGTATTTCGGGAAAAACATAAGTGTGAGGGAGGTAAGCTGTAAAGCTACAGGAAAAGAAGTCTGTGAACACATAATCTCGCCGGCACCGTCTGGCGGTACAAGTCAGGAATACCAACTGAGAGGGGAGACACGGTGA